A genomic stretch from Rubripirellula reticaptiva includes:
- a CDS encoding flagellar hook-basal body complex protein, which translates to MGLTSALTTALTGLAAAETQIDVIGNNLANSQTVGFKSSDVVFATQFLQTLSLGAGPTANNGGTNPRQVGLGVQVAEIAANHNQGTIEISSSSSDLAIQGDGFFVVEGADGERLYTRNGIFKLNSDAELVNSTGQRLLGYGIDDQFRLQETELVPLSVPLGTESVAKATENVTFEGTLTPEGDLADVSEVIQSIKLGDDSTPRPDASETLIGVSPLSDPAGITVGTGGVGTLAAGTYQYRVALVDSSGNESTISASISATVGTGGAVSLDDLPAESTGDFPTVNIYRTGPNGSDFFLLDSAAAGGSFTDNGSSPLSATAVNDATLTGNYTYMVTYSRPGEKESRPSPLLGPQNVVNGRVTLSNFPTPPTPETGDSFPAYTEVKIYRNLAGDQNNFYLVDTVDPGTVYTDSKSDADIADLTNPANKLVDLNGPTINSSTLLTGVLKRDGFTYQNAFQLGTMTYSGRKGGRALGAQTFEITETSTVQDFIEFVEAASGIQSLQVDSQNPILASKNLIAGESGTLNPGGYIQDGALRFVSNTGELNALEIDLAAFQIRTTDGSVVTPNLGFGTAQEAVGQSAASDFIVYDSLGVPINVRVTVALESRTNEQTIYRWYADSPQNNASGLEDGVSVGTGLLYFDGNGSFVTSTNNTIAIGRDEIPSLSPLQFDLDFDLVSGLATQEASLAATRQDGSEPGVLNSFVVGEDGNIRGVFSNGITRDLGQLQLARFANPVGLEARGLNLYAKGVNTGLPVQGSPGENGIGSVIGGALELSNTDIGKDLIELVLASTQYRGNSRVITTSQQLLDELLNLRR; encoded by the coding sequence ATGGGACTGACATCAGCACTGACCACTGCGCTAACCGGACTTGCGGCCGCAGAAACTCAGATCGACGTGATCGGCAATAATCTCGCCAACTCGCAAACGGTCGGGTTCAAGTCTTCGGACGTTGTGTTTGCGACGCAGTTCCTACAAACGCTGTCACTTGGTGCCGGTCCGACCGCCAACAACGGCGGTACCAACCCGCGCCAGGTCGGATTGGGTGTTCAGGTCGCTGAGATCGCGGCTAATCACAACCAAGGCACGATTGAAATCAGCAGCAGTTCGTCGGACTTGGCGATCCAAGGTGACGGATTCTTTGTCGTCGAAGGTGCCGACGGCGAGCGATTGTATACACGGAACGGCATCTTCAAACTCAACAGCGACGCCGAACTGGTCAACAGCACTGGGCAACGCTTGCTTGGCTATGGAATCGACGATCAGTTTCGACTGCAGGAAACCGAACTGGTGCCGTTGTCGGTTCCGCTTGGTACCGAGAGCGTCGCCAAAGCGACCGAGAACGTTACCTTCGAAGGGACGCTGACACCCGAAGGCGATCTCGCGGACGTTTCAGAAGTGATTCAATCGATCAAGCTCGGCGACGACAGCACACCCCGCCCCGATGCATCCGAGACACTCATTGGCGTGTCACCCTTGTCCGACCCTGCGGGGATCACCGTGGGCACCGGAGGCGTGGGGACGCTTGCGGCGGGGACGTATCAGTATCGTGTTGCATTGGTCGATTCGTCTGGCAATGAATCCACGATCAGCGCATCAATTTCTGCGACTGTAGGAACCGGCGGCGCGGTGTCGCTCGACGACCTTCCCGCCGAATCGACCGGCGATTTTCCGACCGTCAATATTTACAGGACTGGGCCGAACGGCAGTGACTTTTTCCTGCTCGATTCTGCCGCCGCCGGCGGATCTTTCACAGACAACGGATCATCGCCCCTTTCGGCCACAGCGGTCAATGACGCCACGTTGACGGGCAACTACACGTACATGGTCACGTACAGCCGACCAGGCGAAAAAGAAAGTCGCCCCAGCCCGCTGCTTGGTCCTCAGAACGTCGTGAACGGCCGAGTCACTCTGTCCAATTTTCCGACGCCACCGACACCTGAAACGGGCGACTCGTTTCCAGCCTACACCGAAGTGAAAATCTATCGGAACTTGGCCGGTGACCAAAACAACTTTTACTTGGTGGATACCGTCGATCCCGGTACCGTCTACACCGACAGCAAATCGGACGCCGACATCGCCGACTTGACGAACCCAGCCAACAAGCTGGTCGACCTCAATGGCCCCACGATCAACAGCAGCACGTTGTTGACGGGCGTGCTAAAGCGGGATGGCTTTACCTACCAGAACGCTTTCCAGCTCGGCACGATGACCTATTCGGGTCGCAAGGGCGGACGGGCTTTGGGCGCGCAAACCTTTGAGATCACCGAAACGTCAACGGTCCAAGACTTCATCGAATTCGTCGAAGCCGCATCAGGTATCCAAAGCTTGCAAGTCGATTCGCAGAACCCAATTCTGGCATCGAAGAATCTGATCGCCGGCGAAAGCGGTACGCTGAATCCCGGTGGTTACATTCAAGACGGGGCGCTTCGATTCGTTAGCAACACCGGTGAACTCAATGCATTGGAAATCGACCTAGCCGCGTTTCAAATTCGCACGACCGACGGCAGCGTCGTGACGCCAAACCTGGGCTTCGGAACCGCTCAGGAAGCCGTCGGACAAAGCGCAGCTAGCGACTTCATTGTCTATGACTCGCTTGGTGTACCGATCAATGTCCGCGTCACCGTAGCACTTGAATCTCGCACCAACGAACAAACCATCTATCGATGGTACGCCGACAGCCCGCAAAACAATGCGTCAGGTCTTGAAGACGGTGTTTCTGTGGGAACGGGACTCTTGTATTTTGACGGTAACGGCAGCTTCGTCACTTCTACCAACAACACGATCGCAATTGGTCGCGATGAAATCCCCAGCCTTTCGCCTTTGCAATTCGACCTCGACTTTGACCTAGTGTCCGGCTTGGCAACCCAAGAAGCGTCGCTCGCAGCAACACGGCAAGATGGTAGCGAACCCGGTGTGCTGAACAGTTTTGTGGTGGGTGAAGACGGGAACATTCGAGGCGTTTTCAGCAACGGTATCACACGAGACCTCGGCCAACTTCAACTGGCTCGGTTTGCCAACCCTGTTGGTCTGGAAGCACGCGGTTTGAACCTGTACGCCAAGGGCGTCAACACGGGTCTGCCCGTACAAGGTTCGCCCGGCGAAAATGGCATCGGTAGCGTTATCGGTGGTGCACTCGAACTGTCCAATACTGACATCGGTAAAGACCTGATCGAGTTGGTACTAGCCAGTACCCAGTACCGCGGAAACAGCCGAGTGATTACCACCAGCCAGCAGTTGCTCGACGAACTGCTGAACCTGCGTCGATAG
- the proS gene encoding proline--tRNA ligase, whose translation MSKAPKTAIQPTRSENYPEWYQQVIKASDLAETSPVRGCMVIKPWGYRLWENMQRALDDMFKATGHQNAYFPLLIPMSFLEKEAEHVEGFAKECAVVTHHRLEPDPAGGLRPAGKLDEPLIIRPTSETIIGATYAKWVQSYRDLPILINQWANVFRWEMRTRMFLRTAEFLWQEGHTVHATADEAIEETQRMVDVYKDFAENWMAMPVVVGSKTPHERFPGAVETLSIEAMMQDHKALQAGTSHFLGQNFAKAQDISFQAENGDREFAWTTSWGVSTRLIGALIMTHSDDDGFVLPPRLAPAQIVILPIYRDDEQRAEVLAYVESLKTELASQTYAGAPVRVEIDDRDVRGGEKKWHHVKRGVPIRLEVGPKDMANDSVFFARRDQPKAVGIERATLVSTIGDILAEMQQALFDAALKMQKDNSRVITSEADFRAFFKSDDEDAIDGGFAYCHFASEDEVEPLLKELKVTIRCVPRDGNTVPGTCFLTGKPAEKQAIFAKAY comes from the coding sequence ATGTCCAAAGCCCCCAAAACTGCGATCCAGCCCACCCGCAGCGAAAACTATCCCGAGTGGTATCAACAGGTCATCAAAGCCTCTGACCTCGCAGAAACATCGCCGGTTCGCGGTTGCATGGTGATCAAGCCCTGGGGTTATCGGCTTTGGGAAAACATGCAGCGAGCCCTTGATGACATGTTTAAGGCAACCGGGCACCAGAACGCCTACTTCCCGTTGCTGATCCCGATGAGCTTCTTAGAAAAGGAAGCCGAACACGTCGAGGGATTCGCTAAAGAGTGTGCCGTTGTCACTCACCACCGACTCGAACCTGACCCAGCGGGTGGACTTCGCCCGGCTGGCAAGTTGGACGAACCGCTGATCATTCGACCAACTAGCGAAACGATTATCGGCGCGACGTACGCCAAGTGGGTTCAAAGCTATCGCGACCTACCGATCCTGATCAATCAGTGGGCCAACGTGTTTCGCTGGGAAATGCGAACTCGCATGTTCTTGCGAACCGCCGAGTTCCTGTGGCAAGAAGGACACACCGTTCACGCCACCGCTGACGAAGCCATCGAAGAAACCCAGCGAATGGTCGATGTCTACAAGGACTTTGCCGAAAACTGGATGGCAATGCCAGTTGTGGTCGGTTCCAAGACGCCCCACGAGCGATTCCCGGGCGCTGTCGAAACGCTATCGATCGAAGCGATGATGCAGGACCACAAAGCTCTACAGGCTGGCACCAGCCACTTCCTCGGCCAAAACTTTGCCAAAGCCCAAGACATCTCGTTCCAAGCCGAAAACGGCGATCGTGAATTTGCTTGGACGACGTCATGGGGCGTGTCGACTCGTTTGATCGGCGCCCTGATCATGACCCACAGCGATGATGACGGCTTTGTGTTGCCGCCGCGTTTAGCACCCGCCCAAATCGTGATCCTGCCGATCTATCGTGACGATGAACAACGCGCCGAAGTCTTGGCGTACGTCGAATCGCTGAAAACCGAGCTGGCGTCGCAAACTTATGCGGGCGCACCGGTCCGCGTCGAGATCGACGACCGCGATGTGCGGGGCGGCGAAAAGAAATGGCACCATGTCAAACGAGGCGTTCCGATTCGTTTGGAAGTCGGACCAAAAGACATGGCAAACGATTCGGTCTTCTTTGCCCGTCGTGATCAACCCAAAGCCGTGGGCATCGAACGTGCCACGTTGGTGTCAACGATCGGCGACATCTTGGCCGAAATGCAACAAGCGTTGTTCGATGCAGCACTGAAGATGCAAAAGGACAACTCGCGCGTGATCACAAGCGAAGCGGACTTCCGCGCGTTCTTCAAATCGGACGACGAAGACGCGATCGATGGCGGTTTCGCATACTGCCACTTCGCCAGCGAAGACGAAGTCGAACCGCTGCTAAAAGAACTGAAGGTCACAATCCGCTGCGTTCCACGCGACGGCAATACCGTTCCGGGAACCTGTTTCTTGACAGGCAAACCAGCCGAAAAGCAAGCGATCTTCGCAAAGGCTTATTGA
- a CDS encoding thioredoxin family protein: MKRIMVLVGLGILAVCRGQAPLSAEMPRIGDPSFQQSTAAPPLVSWHRSLESGWEESRRRNVPMVIYITTERCTYCDAMKRDTWCDQDVQQDLANGFVAIQLSQQENSATLDRIKVTTYPTTLIGVPQGKIVAHRTGYQPALAIKSLLRDIKGRVLNR; encoded by the coding sequence GTGAAACGAATCATGGTATTGGTGGGATTGGGAATCTTGGCGGTCTGTCGAGGACAGGCCCCGTTGTCGGCTGAAATGCCTCGGATCGGTGATCCGTCGTTCCAGCAATCGACGGCTGCACCGCCGTTGGTCAGTTGGCACAGATCGTTGGAATCCGGGTGGGAAGAATCACGTCGCCGCAATGTTCCGATGGTGATCTACATCACAACCGAACGCTGCACGTATTGCGATGCAATGAAGCGTGACACATGGTGTGACCAAGACGTGCAGCAAGATCTGGCAAACGGCTTTGTCGCAATTCAACTATCTCAGCAAGAGAATTCAGCGACGCTTGACCGCATCAAGGTCACGACTTATCCGACAACGTTGATTGGCGTACCACAGGGCAAGATCGTTGCGCACCGAACGGGTTACCAACCGGCGCTTGCGATCAAGTCGCTGCTAAGGGACATCAAAGGTCGCGTGCTTAATCGCTAG
- the ruvA gene encoding Holliday junction branch migration protein RuvA translates to MIIAISGKLNRVGETSVAIEAKPFEYEVLVADYTRRQLQNKVGEDVRFFTLDYIEGGLQGGRMTPRLIGFLTEPERQFFDLFCSVDGVGVKKALRAMVRPVKELATIIEQQDAKQLSALPGVGPATSERIIAKLRRKMPRFALMVDRDAAGEAIEGGSQITAETFDALISLGHSESDARKLIDDTIASGKKFKDTESLLTAIYQRGH, encoded by the coding sequence TTGATCATTGCCATTTCTGGAAAGCTAAATCGTGTCGGCGAAACGTCTGTTGCGATTGAGGCGAAGCCATTCGAATACGAAGTGTTGGTTGCCGATTACACACGGCGGCAACTGCAAAACAAGGTTGGCGAGGACGTCCGTTTCTTTACGCTCGACTACATCGAAGGCGGTCTGCAAGGTGGTCGCATGACGCCGCGGCTGATCGGTTTTTTGACCGAACCCGAACGTCAATTCTTTGACTTGTTCTGCAGCGTCGACGGTGTCGGTGTCAAGAAAGCACTGCGTGCAATGGTCCGTCCGGTCAAAGAATTGGCCACCATTATTGAGCAGCAAGACGCAAAACAATTGTCAGCTTTGCCAGGCGTGGGGCCTGCGACGAGCGAGCGGATCATTGCCAAGCTACGGCGGAAAATGCCCCGCTTTGCCCTGATGGTTGATCGCGATGCGGCGGGCGAAGCGATCGAAGGTGGCTCGCAAATCACCGCAGAAACGTTTGATGCGTTGATTTCGCTCGGGCACAGCGAGTCGGATGCCCGCAAGTTGATTGATGACACGATCGCGAGCGGCAAGAAGTTTAAGGACACTGAATCGCTATTAACTGCTATCTATCAGCGTGGGCATTGA
- the ruvC gene encoding crossover junction endodeoxyribonuclease RuvC — protein sequence MGIDPGLNTTGYGVIEFDGMKPRLIEAGIVRSKAKASIESRLDEIYSGVLEVIEMHHPTTMALEQLFSHYERPRTAILMGHARGVICLAAAKCGIEVAHFEPTRVKKVMTGNGRASKSQMQLAVKAHLQLATVPEPPDVADALAIAICGHHLGQGSMMEKLTSM from the coding sequence TTGGGGATCGACCCTGGATTGAACACGACCGGTTATGGGGTGATCGAATTTGATGGTATGAAGCCGCGGTTGATCGAAGCCGGCATCGTGCGCAGCAAGGCCAAGGCGAGTATCGAATCGCGTCTCGACGAGATCTATTCGGGGGTGTTGGAAGTGATTGAAATGCACCATCCGACAACGATGGCGCTAGAGCAATTGTTTTCACATTACGAGCGTCCTCGAACAGCGATCTTGATGGGGCATGCCCGTGGCGTGATCTGTTTGGCGGCGGCAAAGTGTGGGATTGAAGTCGCACACTTCGAACCGACGCGAGTGAAGAAGGTGATGACCGGCAACGGACGCGCCTCAAAGTCGCAAATGCAGTTGGCGGTCAAAGCTCACTTGCAATTAGCGACTGTTCCTGAGCCGCCGGACGTCGCCGACGCGCTGGCGATTGCCATTTGCGGCCACCATCTCGGACAAGGTTCGATGATGGAAAAACTGACCAGCATGTGA
- the cysS gene encoding cysteine--tRNA ligase — protein sequence MSTASAAPTKMPAASTNKPEIRVYNTLSKTKEPFIPLRAPKVGIYLCGPTVYAESHIGHMVGPVIFDTVKRYLTYCGYEVTLVVNITDVDDKLINKSKERGIPMSQIAVEMTADYLSNLKELGVNQIDYLPRATDHMPQIISFIQTLEQKDHAYAVDGDVFFDVMKDPNYGQLSNRSVDAQQGEGGGAAAKKRSPGDFALWKSAKSEDEVAWDSPWGRGRPGWHIECSAMSHEILGDTFDIHGGGLDLMFPHHENERAQSSCCHGAPMVKYWMHNGLMRAGEKGKVGGKSDRENQAEESAEEAAAGKISRSKGAGGLSTLIRHHTGERIRFFLLRTHYRSTIVYGEDGLEEAGTSLEAFYRFFARFDEITSAIKDVSFYELKPASTRAAGNFDPAGDSLLTEIHGIREKFLAGMDDDFNTGAAISALFDALRILNRHIDANKLTEKSDPCGAATLSLVQAVTVIRELAGTLGLFAKPPIAAGGGNEADTQLLDDVVRLLIELRKEARERKDYAAGDAIRDRLASLGVALLDKKEGTSWERAS from the coding sequence ATGAGCACTGCATCCGCAGCCCCAACCAAAATGCCTGCCGCTAGCACCAATAAGCCTGAAATTCGTGTCTACAACACGCTGTCGAAGACCAAAGAGCCCTTCATTCCGCTGCGGGCCCCCAAGGTTGGCATCTATCTGTGCGGTCCGACGGTCTACGCCGAATCGCATATCGGTCACATGGTTGGGCCGGTCATTTTTGACACTGTCAAACGCTATCTGACGTACTGTGGGTACGAAGTAACGCTGGTGGTCAATATCACGGACGTTGACGACAAGTTGATCAACAAGAGTAAGGAACGCGGTATTCCGATGAGCCAGATCGCGGTCGAAATGACGGCGGATTACTTGTCGAATTTGAAGGAATTGGGCGTCAACCAGATCGATTACCTGCCACGGGCGACCGATCACATGCCGCAGATCATCAGCTTCATTCAAACGCTGGAACAGAAAGATCACGCCTATGCCGTTGATGGCGACGTGTTCTTCGATGTGATGAAGGACCCCAATTACGGGCAACTGTCTAACCGATCGGTCGACGCTCAGCAGGGCGAGGGCGGCGGTGCGGCGGCCAAGAAACGTTCGCCTGGTGACTTTGCACTTTGGAAATCCGCGAAAAGCGAAGACGAAGTGGCGTGGGACAGCCCGTGGGGACGGGGTCGCCCGGGCTGGCACATCGAATGCTCGGCCATGAGCCACGAAATCCTTGGCGACACGTTTGACATTCACGGTGGCGGGTTGGACTTGATGTTCCCCCACCATGAAAACGAACGCGCCCAAAGCAGTTGCTGTCACGGTGCGCCGATGGTGAAGTATTGGATGCACAACGGGCTGATGCGAGCGGGCGAGAAGGGCAAAGTTGGCGGCAAGAGCGACCGCGAAAACCAGGCCGAGGAATCTGCCGAAGAAGCCGCCGCCGGAAAGATCAGTCGCAGCAAAGGCGCCGGCGGTTTGTCCACGTTGATTCGTCATCACACGGGCGAACGCATCCGCTTTTTCTTGCTTCGCACACACTACCGTTCAACGATCGTCTACGGCGAAGACGGTCTGGAAGAAGCGGGCACTTCGTTGGAAGCGTTTTATCGGTTCTTTGCTCGCTTTGACGAAATCACATCAGCAATCAAGGACGTTTCGTTCTATGAACTTAAGCCCGCGTCGACACGCGCAGCCGGTAACTTCGACCCGGCCGGTGATTCGCTATTGACCGAGATCCATGGCATCCGCGAAAAGTTTTTGGCGGGCATGGACGACGACTTCAACACCGGTGCAGCGATTAGTGCGCTGTTCGATGCGCTGCGGATTTTGAACCGGCACATCGACGCAAACAAACTGACTGAAAAGTCAGACCCCTGTGGTGCGGCGACTCTGTCGCTTGTGCAAGCGGTGACCGTGATTCGTGAATTAGCGGGCACATTAGGCCTGTTTGCCAAACCGCCGATCGCAGCCGGTGGTGGCAACGAAGCCGACACACAACTGTTGGACGACGTGGTTCGATTGCTGATTGAGCTTCGCAAAGAGGCTCGTGAACGCAAAGACTATGCGGCCGGCGACGCCATTCGCGACCGCTTGGCTTCGTTGGGGGTGGCATTGCTGGACAAGAAAGAAGGCACGAGCTGGGAACGAGCTTCGTGA
- the ispF gene encoding 2-C-methyl-D-erythritol 2,4-cyclodiphosphate synthase yields the protein MGYDSHRLGNGGPLRIGGIDIPAEVHAIGHSDADVLMHAITDSLLGAIAEQDIGRLFPDDDPENRGRDSIDFLTEAIHRVHRRGMEIVNLDCVILAERPKMAPHIDTMRTQLAQAMDIAIDQIGIKAKTGEGIGDIGSSAAIAARVVVLLCRRAS from the coding sequence TTGGGCTACGATTCACATCGACTCGGCAATGGTGGCCCGCTTCGCATTGGCGGAATCGACATACCGGCCGAAGTTCACGCGATCGGGCATAGCGATGCCGATGTGCTGATGCATGCGATTACGGACTCGTTGCTCGGTGCAATCGCCGAACAGGATATCGGTCGACTATTTCCCGACGACGATCCCGAGAACCGTGGCCGCGACAGCATCGATTTTTTGACCGAAGCGATTCATCGAGTTCACCGCCGAGGGATGGAAATCGTCAATCTGGACTGCGTCATCCTGGCCGAGCGTCCGAAGATGGCACCCCACATCGACACGATGCGAACGCAACTTGCCCAGGCAATGGACATCGCGATCGATCAAATTGGCATCAAAGCCAAGACCGGCGAAGGCATCGGCGACATCGGCAGCTCAGCTGCGATCGCCGCCCGAGTGGTCGTGCTGTTGTGCCGCCGGGCGAGCTGA
- a CDS encoding ABC transporter ATP-binding protein, translated as MSIIEVRNLTKSYSVFKKKEGLGGSIKGLFQREYKEVEAVKGIDLNVEQGEFVAFLGPNGAGKTTTLKLLSGVINPTSGSATVMGFVPWQRKNEYRRQFALVMGQKNQLWWDLPANESYRLHQQIYGVPTDQFNATLDELTDLLDVRRLLDQPVRELSLGERMKMELIAALLHSPEVLFLDEPTIGLDVIAQHNIQQFLRFYQEKRKITILLTSHYMKDIAALCKRVVIIAGGRIEYDGSLSGIIDQFSGFKIITLQFAEGNQPDLTGYGEVLDETWPKAKIRIARADVPRVLANILRDNAIEDVAVEDLPLEDVIAKLFQDVADVSK; from the coding sequence ATGTCCATCATCGAAGTCCGAAATCTGACCAAGTCGTACAGCGTCTTCAAGAAGAAAGAAGGCCTTGGCGGCAGCATCAAGGGGCTTTTCCAACGCGAATACAAGGAAGTCGAAGCCGTCAAAGGAATCGACTTGAACGTCGAACAAGGCGAGTTTGTTGCCTTCTTGGGCCCCAATGGCGCCGGCAAGACAACGACTCTGAAATTGCTGTCGGGTGTCATCAATCCCACCTCGGGATCCGCGACGGTGATGGGTTTTGTGCCGTGGCAACGAAAGAACGAATACCGTCGCCAGTTCGCGTTGGTGATGGGGCAAAAGAACCAATTGTGGTGGGACTTGCCCGCCAACGAATCCTATCGATTGCACCAACAAATCTATGGCGTCCCGACTGACCAGTTCAATGCGACACTGGACGAACTGACGGATTTGTTGGACGTCCGTCGCTTGCTGGACCAACCGGTACGCGAACTATCGCTCGGCGAGCGGATGAAGATGGAGTTGATCGCGGCACTGCTGCACAGCCCCGAAGTTCTGTTCCTTGACGAGCCTACGATCGGCTTGGACGTGATCGCCCAGCACAACATTCAACAGTTCCTGCGGTTCTATCAAGAGAAACGCAAGATCACGATCCTGTTGACCAGTCATTACATGAAGGACATCGCCGCACTGTGCAAGCGAGTTGTCATCATCGCTGGCGGCCGGATTGAATACGACGGATCGCTGTCAGGCATCATCGACCAATTCAGCGGATTCAAAATCATCACGCTGCAGTTCGCCGAAGGCAACCAACCCGACTTGACCGGTTATGGCGAAGTCTTAGACGAAACTTGGCCAAAGGCAAAAATCCGAATCGCCCGCGCCGATGTTCCGCGAGTACTGGCGAACATCCTGCGAGACAATGCGATCGAGGACGTCGCGGTTGAAGACCTGCCGCTTGAAGACGTCATCGCCAAATTATTTCAAGACGTGGCGGACGTCAGCAAGTAG
- a CDS encoding phosphorylase family protein, producing MDTPLKIDSTRTDVDLIAQIDLACQRMEKTFDNGFYSKVTVFRHWSKHNPTLSGKIARPSAYRWYLRRELFKLARRGAEITITESRKRVDLSSPTLLDLLDETDFDLTRKKVFLFGPERSELSIARLEHYTGTRAEDFQRYVLLTNYQMHMEAFAERFPGAVSSARVDVQMPTLHHVEADNLGISIVNIGVGPSNAKNLTDHLAVLRPDAMLMVGHCAGVRNHQEVGDFVLASGYMRGDHILDELLPPSVPIMPSFQLNRALASVLDDSGLPYRIGTVYTTDDRNWELTLRRTMEHLRVSRSIAVDMESATVAANGFRYRIPSATLLCVSDKPLHGQPKLPGEAKAFYHDSKKQHIEIAVTAIASIKEEFPGGLPNTDIRAPGEALLGGDIG from the coding sequence ATGGACACACCTTTGAAAATTGATTCGACGCGTACGGATGTTGACCTGATAGCCCAAATTGACTTGGCGTGTCAGCGGATGGAAAAAACGTTTGATAACGGTTTTTACTCGAAGGTCACCGTGTTCCGTCATTGGTCCAAGCACAACCCGACCTTGTCCGGAAAGATCGCCCGGCCCAGTGCGTATCGATGGTACCTGCGCCGCGAATTGTTCAAGCTTGCTCGCCGTGGTGCTGAGATCACGATTACCGAGTCTCGCAAACGCGTCGACCTGAGTTCGCCGACCCTGTTGGATTTGCTTGACGAAACTGATTTCGACTTGACTCGAAAAAAGGTCTTTCTGTTCGGTCCCGAACGGTCCGAGTTGTCGATCGCGCGACTTGAACATTACACCGGAACACGGGCCGAAGATTTTCAGCGTTACGTCTTGTTAACCAACTATCAAATGCACATGGAAGCATTTGCCGAGCGGTTTCCTGGGGCCGTATCGTCTGCCCGCGTCGACGTTCAAATGCCGACACTGCACCATGTCGAAGCTGACAATCTTGGTATCAGCATTGTCAATATCGGCGTTGGTCCGTCGAATGCAAAGAACTTGACGGACCATTTGGCGGTGCTGCGTCCCGACGCGATGCTGATGGTCGGCCACTGTGCCGGCGTCCGCAATCACCAAGAGGTTGGCGATTTTGTATTAGCGTCGGGCTACATGCGCGGCGATCACATTCTGGATGAACTGCTGCCGCCGTCGGTGCCGATCATGCCTAGCTTTCAGCTCAACCGAGCTTTGGCGTCGGTGTTGGATGATTCGGGTTTGCCGTATCGAATTGGTACGGTTTACACGACAGACGATCGGAACTGGGAACTGACGCTGCGCAGGACGATGGAGCACTTGCGAGTGAGTCGTTCCATTGCCGTCGACATGGAATCAGCCACCGTTGCGGCCAACGGTTTTCGTTATCGCATCCCCAGTGCGACGTTGTTGTGCGTGTCGGACAAGCCGCTGCATGGTCAGCCAAAATTGCCCGGTGAAGCGAAAGCGTTTTACCACGACAGCAAAAAACAACACATCGAAATCGCGGTCACGGCGATCGCATCAATCAAAGAAGAGTTCCCCGGTGGGCTACCCAATACCGATATCCGCGCGCCCGGCGAGGCACTGTTGGGCGGCGATATTGGTTGA
- a CDS encoding exodeoxyribonuclease III gives MKLISWNVNGIRAAMDKGFRQYVETDQPDVVCLQEVKAQREQVDLGWADDLGYYQIWNPAQKKGYSGTSIWCKTKPKKEVLGIGIDDHDTEGRVITATFEDFHLVTVYTPNAQRGLARLDYRQQWDADFLSYVQNLNRRKPVIFCGDVNCAHQEIDLANPKANRKNAGFSDEERQGLDRIVEAGFVDSFRHFDSSPGQYSWWTYRSGARERNIGWRLDYFWVAKKLMPRVTGATIRQDIHGSDHCPVELTIGDATVSA, from the coding sequence ATGAAGTTAATTTCTTGGAACGTCAACGGCATTCGCGCCGCGATGGACAAAGGGTTTCGCCAGTACGTGGAAACGGACCAGCCCGATGTCGTGTGCTTGCAAGAAGTGAAGGCCCAACGGGAACAAGTTGATCTTGGTTGGGCCGATGACTTGGGTTACTACCAGATCTGGAACCCTGCGCAGAAAAAGGGTTACAGCGGCACATCGATTTGGTGCAAAACCAAACCCAAAAAGGAAGTCCTTGGCATCGGCATTGACGACCATGACACCGAAGGCCGAGTGATCACGGCGACGTTTGAGGATTTCCATCTCGTGACCGTCTACACGCCCAACGCTCAACGCGGATTGGCGCGGTTGGATTATCGCCAGCAGTGGGACGCTGATTTTTTAAGCTATGTGCAAAATCTAAATCGACGAAAGCCTGTGATCTTTTGTGGCGACGTCAACTGCGCCCATCAAGAGATCGATTTAGCCAACCCCAAAGCGAATCGCAAGAACGCGGGTTTCTCGGACGAAGAACGGCAGGGCTTGGACCGAATCGTCGAGGCCGGATTTGTAGACTCGTTCCGCCACTTTGACTCCAGCCCAGGCCAGTACAGTTGGTGGACCTATCGCAGCGGCGCCCGCGAGCGGAACATTGGATGGCGACTGGATTATTTCTGGGTCGCCAAGAAACTGATGCCGCGCGTCACCGGCGCAACGATCCGCCAAGACATCCACGGATCGGACCACTGCCCCGTGGAATTGACCATCGGCGATGCGACGGTATCTGCCTAG